The following coding sequences lie in one Candidatus Limnocylindrales bacterium genomic window:
- a CDS encoding branched-chain amino acid ABC transporter ATP-binding protein/permease, whose translation MLKNPLIPFFIFLLLLPFAVEYFGSTTSLATEIIIFTLLGFGYNLLLGYTGLVSFGHGAFFGLAAYAAALTQLHLSKGMILPLIVGILTATLLGAGVGFLIMRRRGVYFSLLTLAFTQMFFYIVYRATSITGGENGLGGITRLPVGFPPFFTLSLSNAQTYYYFVAIIVAISTFLIWRIVHSPFGKVLQAIRENEQRASCVGYNTKQYKLVAFIVSTTFTGLAGVLYAFLLKFVYPETVHVTMSGEIVAMTLVGGMHNFFGPAVGALFFIFLRDFLTTYTENWMVYFGTLFMLFILFSPEGLVGIAKKLFSFLPLGLWGRRESETRGRGDTGTRGGDLGIISTSSRPRVSASRDTASPRPVSTSELLVVKNLEKRFGALAATDNVSFSVREGELHSIIGPNGAGKTTFFNLLTGLLPVDKGHIFLKGEEITGLPPYAFIQRGISRSFQIISIFQQLTVLENIRIAVQAASKHRFNMISRADQLQDLWKEAERIVALVGLQGKEEVLASNLSHGDQRLLEIGIALGTKPDILLLDEPLAGLPPVERTRISKFIKELAGKLTILLIEHDIDRVLALSDRITVLHQGRVLAEGTPEEIQRNEAVQQAYLGGTQIRVKEPGKPEEEKVPRESRRPLLSLNNINTYYGKSHILHDVSLEIREKEVVCLLGRNGAGKTTTLKSIMGTNPPRSGQILFKDIETTRYSPESIARLGIGIVPEGRRIFPNLTVEQNLLIAYRERGPEGWNLEKVYESFPKLKTLRQRRGEHLSGGERQMLAIARALMGNVELLLLDEPFEGLAPAIVTDVYNILEQIRGETTLLLVEQNAHIALNLSDWAYIINNGQIIYTGDTRELMENEELRIRSLGV comes from the coding sequence TTGTTAAAAAATCCTCTCATTCCCTTTTTTATTTTTCTACTCTTATTACCCTTTGCAGTTGAATACTTCGGTTCTACCACCTCACTGGCTACCGAAATTATTATTTTTACCCTGTTGGGTTTTGGCTATAATCTGTTGTTGGGATATACCGGCCTTGTTTCCTTTGGACACGGTGCTTTCTTTGGTCTGGCAGCCTATGCAGCGGCCCTCACCCAACTTCATCTCTCTAAAGGAATGATACTGCCCCTTATCGTTGGGATTTTAACAGCCACCCTGTTGGGAGCTGGAGTTGGATTTCTCATCATGCGCCGGCGAGGTGTCTATTTCTCCCTTTTGACCCTTGCTTTTACCCAGATGTTTTTTTATATCGTATACCGGGCCACCTCTATAACCGGAGGGGAAAATGGGTTGGGGGGTATTACTCGCCTGCCTGTAGGCTTTCCACCCTTTTTTACCCTGTCTCTCTCAAATGCTCAAACCTACTACTATTTTGTAGCCATCATCGTTGCCATATCCACTTTTCTCATCTGGCGTATCGTTCACTCTCCCTTTGGTAAGGTTCTTCAAGCCATCCGGGAGAACGAGCAGCGTGCCAGTTGTGTAGGATACAATACCAAACAATATAAACTGGTTGCCTTTATTGTCTCTACAACCTTTACCGGATTGGCCGGGGTACTTTATGCCTTCCTTTTAAAATTTGTTTATCCCGAAACCGTTCATGTGACCATGTCCGGTGAGATTGTAGCCATGACTTTGGTAGGTGGGATGCACAATTTCTTTGGCCCTGCAGTGGGAGCCCTGTTTTTCATCTTTCTGAGGGATTTTCTGACCACCTACACAGAAAACTGGATGGTCTACTTCGGAACTCTTTTCATGCTCTTTATCCTATTCTCTCCTGAAGGTCTTGTAGGAATCGCTAAGAAATTATTTTCATTCCTACCCCTGGGTTTATGGGGACGCAGGGAGTCGGAGACCCGGGGACGCGGGGATACGGGGACACGGGGAGGAGACCTGGGGATTATCTCTACGTCCTCGCGTCCCCGGGTCTCCGCGTCTCGGGATACTGCATCTCCGCGTCCTGTTTCCACCTCTGAGCTTCTGGTGGTTAAAAATCTGGAAAAACGCTTTGGGGCCCTGGCTGCCACAGATAATGTCAGTTTTTCAGTTCGGGAGGGGGAATTACATTCCATTATTGGACCTAATGGGGCAGGTAAAACGACTTTTTTTAATTTATTAACCGGTCTCCTGCCCGTAGATAAAGGCCATATTTTTCTCAAAGGGGAAGAAATAACCGGACTACCTCCCTATGCGTTTATCCAACGAGGGATCTCCCGATCCTTTCAAATTATCAGTATCTTTCAACAACTAACGGTTCTGGAAAATATACGCATTGCCGTACAGGCGGCCAGCAAACATCGGTTCAATATGATCTCAAGAGCCGATCAACTCCAGGATCTGTGGAAGGAGGCCGAGCGGATTGTAGCTTTGGTAGGTCTTCAGGGTAAAGAAGAAGTGTTAGCCAGTAATCTTTCCCATGGAGATCAACGATTATTGGAGATCGGAATTGCCCTGGGAACCAAACCGGATATTCTGTTGCTGGATGAACCTTTAGCCGGACTACCTCCTGTGGAAAGAACCCGTATCAGTAAGTTTATCAAAGAACTTGCCGGAAAGTTAACCATCCTCCTCATCGAGCATGATATTGATCGGGTTTTAGCCCTCTCAGACCGGATTACTGTGTTACATCAAGGACGGGTTCTTGCAGAGGGAACTCCTGAAGAAATTCAACGAAATGAAGCCGTCCAACAGGCTTATTTGGGAGGTACCCAGATTAGGGTCAAAGAGCCTGGTAAGCCCGAAGAAGAGAAAGTTCCCCGAGAATCCCGGCGTCCTCTCCTCAGCCTGAACAACATCAATACCTATTATGGAAAGAGTCATATTCTCCATGATGTAAGCCTGGAGATTCGGGAGAAGGAAGTTGTATGCCTCCTGGGAAGAAATGGAGCGGGTAAAACGACAACCCTTAAAAGCATCATGGGGACCAACCCTCCAAGGAGTGGACAGATCCTCTTCAAGGATATAGAAACCACCCGATATTCTCCTGAATCCATAGCCCGATTGGGGATTGGAATCGTCCCGGAAGGACGGCGAATTTTTCCTAATCTCACCGTAGAGCAAAATCTCCTCATTGCTTATCGAGAACGTGGCCCTGAGGGATGGAACCTGGAAAAGGTTTACGAGAGTTTTCCCAAATTGAAAACCTTGAGACAGCGAAGGGGGGAACATTTAAGCGGGGGAGAGCGTCAGATGCTGGCCATTGCCCGGGCTTTAATGGGAAATGTAGAGCTTCTTCTTTTGGATGAGCCCTTCGAAGGATTAGCCCCGGCCATTGTTACCGATGTGTACAACATTCTAGAGCAGATTCGAGGAGAAACCACACTACTCCTGGTCGAACAAAACGCCCATATCGCCTTGAATCTCTCTGATTGGGCTTACATCATTAATAACGGTCAAATCATCTATACAGGAGATACCCGGGAGTTGATGGAAAATGAAGAACTTCGAATTCGATCCCTTGGGGTTTAA